GAATCGGGCAAATCGTCGAGACGGCGAATGCCGGCGACATCGGGAATCGTCTCGATGTCGAAAACGAGAATCGGAGTCATCTATAGAACCGCGTCCTTGCGCACGCCGTTGGACGCGAAAAAGCGTTTCAAGCGCACGAGCGCTTCTTGTTGGATCTGCCTCACCCGCTCGCGCGTCAAGCCCATCTCATCGGCCAGTTCCTCGAGTGTCGCCGGTTCGATGTGATTGAGCCCGAAGCGGCGCTCGATGACGTGCCGGTGCTTGTCGGACAACCGAGAAAGCCAAGCGCGTGTAAGTGTTTCCAGTTCGCGGTGCTGCACCTCCGCGTCGGGCGACTGGCTTTGATCGTCGGACAGCAAATCGAGCAGGCTGCTTGCCGGGTCGAGGTCGAGCGGTGCATCGAGCGACGCCGTATGTTCGTTCAGCGCGAGGATGTCGGTGACTTCGTCCGTCGTCTTGCCCGTCAGGTAGGCGATATCGTCGATGCTCGCGTCGCGCCGCTCGACAGCCTCGCCCGAATTCATCGAATTCTTTTCCAGGTGCCGCTTCGCACGCAGCACCTGATTGAGCTCGCGAATCACGTGCACGGGTAGTCGAACCGTGCGCGCCTGATTCATGATCGCGCGCTCGATGCTCTGACGTATCCACCAGGTCGCGTAGGTCGAAAAACGAAAACCGCGCGTCGGGTCGAACTTCTCGATCGCGTGCATCAGGCCGAGATTGCCTTCTTCGATCAAATCGAGCAGCGGCACCCCGCGATTCAGATAGCCCTTCGCGATACTGACGACGAGCCGCAGGTTGCGCTCGATCATCACCTGCCTCGCCTCGAACTCTCCCGCCTTGGCGAGCCTCGAATAGCGCTGCTCCTCCTCGACCGTCAACAACGGCTTCACGCTGATGCGGTTCAGGTAGTGCTGAATCGTATCGGCCGTCAACTCGGCCTGCAAAAGCGCCCGGAAGTCATCCGGATCGGGCCCAGGCTCCCTGGATTCCTCGCGCCCTTCGCCGCCCTCTTCGGCCTCCGCCGACGCCGCGTCAGGCTCGAGCTCGGCCTCCGACTCGGCAGGATCGTCCTCGGGCTCGTTCTTCGAAGCGCCGACGTCCTGCACCATGTCGTGCGTCACGCGGTTGGGCGTGTCCGTTTCGGCTTGCTGCTTGCGGCGCTTCGATGTCGGCATGGTCGTATCGCTTATTGCGGCGGCAAGTATTTCATCGGATCGACAGGTTTGCCCTGCCGGCGGATCTCAAAATGCAGCATCACGCGGTCGGAATCGCTGTTGCCCATCTCGGCGATCTCCTGCCCCTTCGCTACCGCGTCCCCCTCTTTTACCATCAAAGTGCGGTTGTGTGCATAGGCGGTGAGATACGTCGCATTGTGTTTGATGATAATGAGATTGCCGTAGCCGCGCAGCCCATTTCCTGCGTAGACGACACGCCCGGACGCGGCGGCTTTCACCGGCTCGCCCGCGGTCCCGCCAATGTTGACGCCTTTGTTGCTGTTGTCGTCGAACGTGTTGAGAACCGGCCCGCGCACCGGCCACGCAAATGCGACGCTACCGTCGGCCATGGGCGTGCTGGCCACCGCCCCCGCAGCCGGTTGCGGCGGAATCGTCGTTGCCGTCGACCCCGGGCCTGCGCCGTAGATCGGCGGCACCGACGCATTCGCAGTCGGCGTGCCCGGTGCGCCGGCCGCCGTCGACGACGCAAGCGGCGCACCTTGCACGGCGCCGCCGGCGGTTACGGGCGCGGTCGCAACCCCAGGCGTTACCGCAGCCGCGCTCGCGCCGGGCGGCACCACGCGCAGCAGTTGATCGACTTCGATTTGGTTCGGATTCGCGAGATTGTTCCACGCGGCGATGTCGCGATAGTTCTGACCGTTTTCCAACGCGACGCGATAGAGCGTATCGCCGGGCTTTACTCGGTAGTATCCGGGAGGCGGCGGCCCGAGCGGCACGGCCGGCTGCGGGGCGGCCTGCGCGAGCGCGGGCTCGGCGCTCGTCGACAGCGTGCTCGAACGGTCGACGACAGGCGCCTGATCGAGCCGCGTCGCGCACGCGGCGAGCGTAGTGAGGGCAAGCGCACAGACGACGCGCTGAGCGGCGGTCAACCGAGCCTGTTCGTTGTTGGTTTGCATCGCGCGCAACGTAAACATCGGTGTCAAATCACTCCGGTTTTTAAAGGGACAAAGAAAACGCGATCAAGGCGTGACTCCCGCCACTGGCTTGGCGCGACGCGCTCGACGAGCGTCAGGACCTGAGCCTGCTCACTCTGCGAACCCACCGGCGCAACGAGCCTGCCACCTACGGCCAACTGTTCGAGCAGTGCGTGCGGCACATCCAGCCCCGCCGCCGCGATCACGATCGCATCGAATGGGCCGGCGGCGGGCAAGCCCACGCGGCCGTCGCCGTAATGCAATCGAATGTTCGGCACGCGCAACGGCCTCAAATTGAGCTTGGCGCGTTCGTAAAGCGGCTTGATCCTTTCGATCGAATAGACATCGCGCGCGATGCGACTCAGCACCGCCGCTTGATACCCGCAACCCGTGCCGATCTCGAGCACGCGCTCGACGGTCCGGCCCGCGGCAGCCAGCTCGAGCATGCGAGCGACGACCGACGGCTTCGAAATCGTCTGGTGATGGCCGATCGGCAGCGCCGCATCTTCGTAC
The sequence above is a segment of the Trinickia acidisoli genome. Coding sequences within it:
- the rpoS gene encoding RNA polymerase sigma factor RpoS is translated as MPTSKRRKQQAETDTPNRVTHDMVQDVGASKNEPEDDPAESEAELEPDAASAEAEEGGEGREESREPGPDPDDFRALLQAELTADTIQHYLNRISVKPLLTVEEEQRYSRLAKAGEFEARQVMIERNLRLVVSIAKGYLNRGVPLLDLIEEGNLGLMHAIEKFDPTRGFRFSTYATWWIRQSIERAIMNQARTVRLPVHVIRELNQVLRAKRHLEKNSMNSGEAVERRDASIDDIAYLTGKTTDEVTDILALNEHTASLDAPLDLDPASSLLDLLSDDQSQSPDAEVQHRELETLTRAWLSRLSDKHRHVIERRFGLNHIEPATLEELADEMGLTRERVRQIQQEALVRLKRFFASNGVRKDAVL
- a CDS encoding peptidoglycan DD-metalloendopeptidase family protein: MFTLRAMQTNNEQARLTAAQRVVCALALTTLAACATRLDQAPVVDRSSTLSTSAEPALAQAAPQPAVPLGPPPPGYYRVKPGDTLYRVALENGQNYRDIAAWNNLANPNQIEVDQLLRVVPPGASAAAVTPGVATAPVTAGGAVQGAPLASSTAAGAPGTPTANASVPPIYGAGPGSTATTIPPQPAAGAVASTPMADGSVAFAWPVRGPVLNTFDDNSNKGVNIGGTAGEPVKAAASGRVVYAGNGLRGYGNLIIIKHNATYLTAYAHNRTLMVKEGDAVAKGQEIAEMGNSDSDRVMLHFEIRRQGKPVDPMKYLPPQ
- a CDS encoding protein-L-isoaspartate(D-aspartate) O-methyltransferase translates to MTSERAKRFPLGLADLERKPRGEQARARPDERVRSREPLAARRIDTHASHAADKMGAPNVPLTSALALTSERVRERMVERLRGNGIADARVLDAMAAVPRHMFVDPGLAAQAYEDAALPIGHHQTISKPSVVARMLELAAAGRTVERVLEIGTGCGYQAAVLSRIARDVYSIERIKPLYERAKLNLRPLRVPNIRLHYGDGRVGLPAAGPFDAIVIAAAGLDVPHALLEQLAVGGRLVAPVGSQSEQAQVLTLVERVAPSQWRESRLDRVFFVPLKTGVI